GGCCTCAACGATTTTGGTGGTGAAAAGTCCAAAGCGTGCCGGACCTGGTTAAATTGAAGAGCTTGTTGTGGAGATAGATTTTCGGTTTGTGAACCGAATGTCTCACCTGGAGACTCTAGACTTGAATCCCGAAATCactgattttaaattaaaattatatcaaattcaattcaaaatataattaattcaatttctcgtttcatacttaaaattgtTCTTTTTGAAACCTTAAATATCGTTTAGTTCTAagaaaatctttttcttttcatgtgCACTGTTAGTCAAAGGAAGGAAGAGGCTCCTCTCCTGCAATGATGTTTCTAGTTTCTTCGAGTGTTATCTTATATAATTGACACGtgtctatttatttttgtaatgaaCCGGATTAATTTTTGTAACCAGATACCATTAACCATTATTATTACTAATTCTCTGTCACCTCTCATCTCTTACTTTCTCACCTTTTTTTTGACCAAATATCATTAGTCATGGTTATTAGCAATTCTCTCTCCTTCCATTCTTTTCTCAATCAGCAAAGAATTACTTCTTTCCATTCAAAATTCTCCAAAAAGTAGAGCAATCAAACATCATTCGTGTAGatcaaacaattaaaaattaaaattacatcaatattttaatgtttttacaCTTACATATGAACAACTAGGGAGAGTCTCAAAAGAGAAAGACTGAAATGTAGTGATTAGTCCCAATTAAAGATTACAATTATAAATACCACAAGAAAAGAAGACCCaaaaaataaatggagaatTTCAccgaaaaaatatatgaaaaaatatttttctacccATTTTTGGTGCCCTTTCTAGATCTTTTAGTTAGTTTTTGCAAAAAttccaaattgaaaaaaaatgatgttaCGAAGAAGACGATAGAGTTTTGTGGAACCAAGCTTCAAAGAAGTAGTCTCATGggttgaatttattaaattttataacctAAATTCATCCTTTGAATTTGTCTTCTTTTATCACGGTGTGAAATTAATGAAAAGGAAAAGTGACTTGTTGTTAACAAAGCAAATTTTTTATAGGAGAAAATGTTTGTTGCATAATTaagtgagaaagaaagagatgAAAGATGAGAGTGGAGAGAAGAGAGAGAATTACTAATAACCATTGCTAATGGTATTTAGTCAAGAAAATTAATCTGatccattaaaaaattaaataatcacaTGTCAACTATATAAGAGAGCACTTGGGGAAACTAGAGAGATCATTACTGGAGAGGAGCCTCTTCCGTcaaaagattaaattatttctCTAGATATAGACTCTAAAAGAATGGAGCGGTAAATtagtatatacatacatacatatatatatatatatatatatatatatatatatataattttctttttgtaatttcttaaaagataaaaaaacaaaaaatggaGAACTAATAaagaatggagaaaaaaaattatcatcatATGTGCCCCAGAGATTCAAATCCTCATCAAGGAGGATAGCTAAATCTAAGCgagtttgattttatttctacCACTtgaccaaaaaattaattttgttactaGATTCCTACCAAATATATTTGAGATCTTAACGCCATGTAGTCCGCTGAGTTTACTGTTTTCTTTTTTGAGTTTATATTCATAGATTATAAATGGTTATACACACAAATTAGACATCTAAcggatatttaataaatttatcaatataaatacgaaatctatgtaaaaattatcaaatttccaaaaatccGCACCTCACACTATAGATCCTCCTTTGAATTGAAGATCATAGAAGCTTATCTATAGATCCTCCTTTGAATTGAAGATCATAGAAGCTTATCTATAGATCCTCCTTTGAATTGAAGATCATAGAAGCTTATATtccttctattttttattaagtgaatagttgaatcttttttttcataatttaaaataaaagaataattcaaagttaaaaaaaattatggagcttttttcataatatttagcCTTCATTTAATAATGTTCTTAACTACTAGTGAAAAGACTTGTATAAGTCATACAGTACACGCTTGTTATGTTAATTATTTGTAACTGACTTCACCAGATGCCAAAAGAGATTTTCACACACTAGTTTTGTATTTTAGCTAATCTTCACATTGATGATTACATCTATGTTCAAACACTATTAATGATATCTTTGAACCcttttttaaggttaaaaaaaacttaaaaagtgACTTTAAGGAGGGTGGTGGGTGGTTGTTGAGGTTGAGGTGGCCATTATAGAAGAGTTCTCATGTAAGGGCACACAAGAATGTTTCGATACTGACTTCAAACAAAGAATATAATGTCCTATAAAGTAATAAGAAATTCAGAATGTTTTTTAATAATACTCCAATTCCTTAtacattttcttcctttttttagaGTCATCTAATTATGAGTGCAAAgttgaacaaaataaaaaaaaattcagcttcataatcaaaattcataagactttggaaaatttttatgtaagaaaatcttttctttaaatttaaaagCCTTGACACAAGTAGACAAAAAGGTGACAACAGTGACTAGCTAGCTAACTCCCTTATATTTattactccttttttttttgtatacttAAAAACATAGACTTATAACTCCTTTCTCTCTTCATGTAACTTAGCTATCTTCCTAACCTCTCATCTTTTCACAGAATGATTCTCTGAAAATTCTCCTTCTTTATCCATGGAGCTAGGAAACAGCAATAGCGATAAATCATCAGAGTTTGCCATAAGAGCGTTTGTTAAACCAATAATGCCAAGACTCCGATGGACTGATGATCTTCATCGCCGCTTTGTGCATGCTGTTGATCATCTTGGTGGAGTTGATCGTAAGCTTaactttctcttttttgttttttttaagattttacAGTACACTATTAAAAAAGAGGAGTGGATCTATATATCATGATGGcttaataatttgtatatatatatactaataattAGGAGCAACACCAAAGATGGTGCTACAAATAATGGATGTGAAGGGCCTTACTATATCTCACATTAAGAGTCACCTTCAGGTAATTATCAGATCTTAACCCTttaattttgttcttctttattttttttccaccttaagaaaatatatttttatgatatgaacAGATGTACAGAAGCTTGAAACGTCAAGAGATGCAAGGTATATATCCctatttacttaattttttccATCAAATTCTAGTTCTTCTATATGATTTTGTATGtactagttatatatatatatatatatataNAGGAGTGATTAAGGtgcataatttaatttttgcgATTTTTTTTCAACCGCTTGAAACTTGATTTTATTATCTAAGAAGATGATAAAATAGAAAGTAAATGAGTAGTGAACGGTGAagcaatcaagaaaaaaaaatgttatttgaaGTTCCATTtgaggaattttttttatgtttcattttagcCCTTTTTTGAGTTTTGCCTGATTCCATATCACCTTTAGGATtgctaaaattgaaaaaaggaCTTAGAACAACTTTTTCTAAGGCTAGATCTATTGTTAGGGAGAccaaaattgatttaattttgtcACATATTAGTATGTAACGCcattgagttaattaattacGTCGACCACCAACTCATTTGACCTTTTttggtttttaattaattgaagcAGAAGCTGCAAATGGGAGAAAGAGAAACAGAATTGATGGTTCAGATTCAATGAATATTGCTCAGGGAAACCTTGTTCATCGTTACAATCATATCAATGGCAAAGCCGCTGTGATTGATGGTTCCGATCAAATGAATTTTCCACAGGGAAACCTTGTTAATGGTTACAATCATATCAAAGGCAAAGCTGCCATGTTTGATGGTTCTGATCAAATAAATTTTCCTCGGGGAAACCTTGTTCATTGTTACAATCATAACAATGGCAAAGCCCCCATATTTAATGGTTCCGATCAAATGAATTTTCCACAGGGAAATCTTGTTCATCGTTACAATCATAACAATGGCAAATCTGTGTTTGATGGTCATCTTAATCCGACTGTAACAACTAACTATTTGGACAAAATTGCTTCCAGCTCTACTGTTTTTCCTCCTCCATGGTTTGTctcatttttcttctcttccttttttctGTTAAAAATGGGACTATTTTTTAGTGTGAACATTTTTTACACCATCAATGTTGTAATAATCTGAAAATAGATAACTCCGGAGCTAGTATTGAATTTCAATGATGATATATGAAATTACATGTTTACCCCTTCCAGGAAACCTATGCCAGAGAAGAAGATGGGATTGGAAGGACGATGCTACATGTTTAGGGATTTCTTCGATGGAACCATTACTATTCGAGTAATAAAAGAAATCCTTAATTcacttttattaattaactttcTTTACTTGACATATATAGTTACAAatgagaattttatttttgtttgggcAGGATGGAGATGATGATAATAAAATCTTGCGAGCATATGGTATTAGCAATTTGCCAAATAAGAGTGCAACTTCAATGATTGAAGAGGAAGACTCCCATAGCACTATGTCCTTGGAGCTATCTCTCAGTTCAGATATCTCTCTTGACCTTACTCTTGGTTGAAATCCTTTGGTCTCTTCCATTTCCTCAagggaaaaaacaaaaaaaaaagctctTTTAGTTAATCCTTATTAAGTATATGCTAATACAAGAAACTTGTTTCTATTTAAACTAACCTAGCTTAGCTAGGTTAATTGAAACTTTGCAACTTAATTAGATTAAAGGTGCAACGataatttataatgtataaGGGTATAGTTTCAACTGAAATATAAGTTAATCAACTTATCTCTAAGTTTAAAAAGGTTATAAGTCAGAGAAAAGGTAAgctaattttgtgtttttaattatatatttacgaCACCTCGATCCTCTTCATGTGTGGGCTTGAATATTAAGCATGTGAAAAATCTTTATCATAATGCATAGTAATGGTAAGGCTTAGACTTAATTAGGACCTCATGTGTTCTGATCTATACCATGTTAATTAACTAAAGTGTGTGTGACTATATCATCtagaaattaaaaatgaaagaccttattataaattaattatattgaaccttaaaattaaattttataacccGAATTCTTcctttgaattgttttttttttatcatggtGTGAAATTAATGAAAAGGAACAGTGACTTGTTGTtaacaaaacaatttttttacgGGAGAAAATGTTTGTTGCACTATTaagtgagaaagaaagagaTCAGAGATGAGAGAGGAGAGAAGAGAGAATTACTAATAACCATGGTTAATAGTATTTAGTCAAGAAAATTAATCtgatcaattaaaaaattaaacagacACATGTCAATTATATAAGAGAGCACTTGGAAAAACTAAGAGATCATTACTGGGGAGGAGCCTCTTCCGTCAAAGGAGTGGATTATTCTTTAGATAAAGGCTCTAAAAGGAATGGAATGgtaaattagtatatatatatatatagagagagagagatagatagatatatattttgtaatatataatttctcaagagataaaaaacaaaaatggagAAGCAATATagaatggagaaaaaaaaattaccgtCATATGTGCCCCAGAAATTCAAACCGTCATCAAGGAGGatagttaattttatttataccACTTGAccagaaaattaattttgttactaGATTCCTACCAAATATATTTGAGATCTTAACGCTATATAGTCTGCTGagttcattattttcttttttgagtttATATTCATAGATTATAAATGGTtatatacacaaattatacactaacgaatatttaatatattataaatataaatacggAATCTATGTAAAAATTATCGAATTTGCAAAAATCCACACCTTACACCATAATCCTCCtttgaattcaagatcataGAAGCTTATTTATATtccttctattttttattaagtgaattgttgaatctttttttcacagtttaaaataaatgaataattcaaaatttaaaaaaattattgagcttttatcataatatttacCCTTTATTTAATAAAGTTCTTAACTATTAGTGAAAACACTTGTATAAATCATAAGATACACACTTATTGCGTTAATTATTTGTAACTCACTTCATCAGATGCCAAAAGAAGTTTTCACAcactaattttgtattttagcTAATCTCTACATTGACGATTACATCTATGTTCAAACACTATCAATGGTATCTTTAGACCATTTTTtatggttaaaaaaaatttaaaaggtgACTTtaaggagggggggggggggcgtTGGTGAGGTTGAGGTGGCCCTTATAAGAAAAGATCTCATGTAAGGGCACACAAGAATGTTTCGATATCGACTTCAAACAAAGAATATAAATTCAGaatcttttttaataatattctaattccttattcattttcttccttcttttttcGAGTCATCTAATTATGAGTgcaaaattgaacaaaattaaaaaaaaaaatcagcttcataatcaaaattcataagACTTGGAAAATTTTTACGTAAGAAAATCCTAGTTGTAAATTTAAAAGCCTTGACACAAGTAGACAAAATGGTGACAACAGTGACTGGCTAGCTAGCTCCCTTATATTTATTACTCcctttttagttttattttatacttaaaaacTTAGATTTATAActcctttctttcttcatcTAACTTAGCTATCTTCCTAACCTCTCATCTTTTCACAGAATGATTCTCTGAAAATTCTCCTTCTTTATCCATGGAGCTAGGAAAAAGCAGTAGCGATAAATCATCAGAGTTTGCTATAAGACCATACCTAAAATCCAGAATGCCAAGACTCTGATGGACACATGATCTTCATCGCCAGGTTGTCCATGCTTTTGAGCGTCTTGGTGGAGTTAacctatttttatatatacacacacacactaatAATTAGGAGCAAGACCAAAAATGGTGCTACAAATAATGGATGTGAAGGGCCTTACCATATCTCACATTAAGCCACCTTCAGgtaattattaatatatcatAACCCTTTAATTCTGTTCTTTTTCTATTACCAGCAGTTTTTTGGCtttgagaaaatatatttttatgatatgaacAGATGTACAGAAGCATGAAACATGAACAGATGCAAGGTATATATCCctatttacttaatttttttcatcaaattccATTTCTTCTATATGATTTTGTATGTActagttatatatataattaaaggaGTGATTCAGGTGCATAAATTAAAttcagaatatttttttttaacagcttgaaactttattttattatctaaGAAGAGGATAAAATAGAAAGTAAATGAGTAGTGGAGGTGAagcaatcaagaaaaaaaatattatttgaagttCCATTTcaggaattttttttatgtttcattacCCTCTTTGAGTTTTTTGCCTGATTCCATATCAAATTTGAAAGGACTTTGAACTTGTCGTAATAAGGCTAGATCTATTGTTAGGgtgatcaaaattttattttttcacatataAGTATGTAACGCcattgagttaattaattatgtctACCATAACTCGTTTGATCTTTTTTGGTTTTTAATTAACTAAAGCAGAAGCTGCAAATGGGAGGAAGAGGAACAGAATTGATGGTCCAGATTCAATGAATTTTCCTCAGGGAAACCTTGTTCACCGTTACAATCATATCAATGGCAAAGCCGCTGTGTTTGATAATTCAAATCAAATGGATTTTCCACAGGGAAACCTTGTTCATCGTTACAATCATAATAATGACAAATCCGTGTTTGATGGTCATCTTAATCCAACTTTGACAACTAACTATTTGGACAAAATTGCTTCCAGCTCTACTGTTTTTCCTCCTCCATGGGTCGTCTCATTTTTCTTCACTtcctttttcctattaaaaatggAACTCGAGAGCTAGTATTGAATTTCAACGatgatatatgaaaatacatGTTTACCCCTTCCAGGAAACTTATGCCAGAGAAAAAGATGAGATTGGAAGGACTATGCTACATGTTTAGGGATTTCTTCAATGGAACCATTACTATTCGAGTAATAAACGAAATCCTTAATtgactttttattaattaattttctttactttgaCATATATAGTTACTAatgagaattttatttttatttgggcAAGATGGAGATGATGATGATAAAATCGTGTGAGCATATGGTATTAGCAATTTGCCAAATAAGAGTGCAACTTCAATGATTGAAGAGGAAGACTCCCATAACACTATGTCCTTGGAGCTATCTCTTAGTTCAGATATCTCACTTTACCTCGTTCTTGGTTAAAACCCTTTGGTCTCATCTATTTCCTCaagggaaaaaaaaaaactcttttagTTAATCCTTATTAAGTATATGCTAATACAAGAAACTTGTTTCTGTCTAAATTTACCTAGCTTAGCTAGGTTAATTAAAACTTTGtaacttaattagttttataattcACCTGAGACTGGTAATGGTGCAGTGATAGTTTATAATGTATAAGGGTTTAGTTTCAACTGAAACGTATATTAATGGACTTATCTAAAAGTTTAAAAAGGTTATAAGTCCGAGAAAGGGTTAGCGAATTTTatgttttcaattatatatttacgaCACCTTAATCCCCTTCATGTGTGGGCTTGAATATTAGTTGTTCTATTATCCAACCAAGCATGAgaaaaatctaaataataatgaatagtAGGACCTCATCCTTTCTAATCTATACCATGTTAATTAACTAAAGTGTGTGTGACTATatcatttaaaagttaaaaatgatAAGACCttgttatgaattaattatattaaaccTTATAATTATTAAGTTGTGTAATTTGATTTGTTTGATGTGTGTTAAGACTTAGGTTTATCATGTAGTAGAGAAGGTGTTAATTAAAGTATGCCTATGGAAAGATGTAGTtggcttcttctttttttcccctCCCTCTAACACATGATGACTATGTTACACACAATATGTGTATGAGCTAGTGAAATTTCTACCtttcaaattcttaattatTGTACCAATTTTTGAACACCCATATAACTTGAGCTTGCAAATCCGAAATTCTCACACTCAATACATCATCCAATATTGACAAC
This window of the Solanum pennellii chromosome 2, SPENNV200 genome carries:
- the LOC107010820 gene encoding two-component response regulator ORR24-like, whose translation is MDGGQWTPANRAHYNLRDTIARCTVQVYPKSLSAIYMALDNVGMWNIRSENWSRRFSENSPSLSMELGNSNSDKSSEFAIRAFVKPIMPRLRWTDDLHRRFVHAVDHLGGVDRATPKMVLQIMDVKGLTISHIKSHLQMYRSLKRQEMQEAANGRKRNRIDGSDSMNIAQGNLVHRYNHINGKAAVIDGSDQMNFPQGNLVNGYNHIKGKAAMFDGSDQINFPRGNLVHCYNHNNGKAPIFNGSDQMNFPQGNLVHRYNHNNGKSVFDGHLNPTVTTNYLDKIASSSTVFPPPWKPMPEKKMGLEGRCYMFRDFFDGTITIRDGDDDNKILRAYGISNLPNKSATSMIEEEDSHSTMSLELSLSSDISLDLTLG